The Aquincola tertiaricarbonis genomic sequence TGGACCGCTGGAACGAGCATGAGGCCCGGCTGGCCTGCTGGGGCATCGGCCTGCACATGGGGGTGGCCCGCACGCAGAACCGTGCCAGTGACTTCATCGCCGACGTGCGCAACGAAGGCGGCGTGTACAAGGGCGCCAATGGCCGGGGCTACAACACCAATGCGGGCCTGGACTTCCATTGCGACTCGGCCGACGTGGTGGCCCTGCTGTGCCGGCGCGCTGCCAAGCGCGGTGGCGAAAGCAAGGTGGTCAGTTCGCTGGCGGTGATCGACGAGGTGGCGCGCCGCCGGCCCGACCTGGTACCGGTGCTGCAGGGCGACTGGTTCCACAGCTACCAGGGCGCGCAGCATCCTGACGCGCTGCCCTACTACCGCTGCCCCATCATCGGCAGCGCCGAAGGGCATGTCGCCATGCGCGCCAACCGCAAGAACGTGATGGCCGCGCAGCGCGACTTCGAGGCTGTGCCGCGACTCACCGACGCGCAGATGCAGGCGCTGGACCTGCTGGACGTGTTGATGCAGGACCCGGCACTGTGCTTTTCGATGTGGCTGGAGCGCGGCGACCTGCAGCTGCTGAACAACTACGTGACGCTGCATTCGCGCACCGATTTCGAGGACCATGACGAGCCTGACCTGAAGCGGCACCTGTACCGTCTGTGGCTGGCGCTGCCGCAGTCGCAGCCGCTGCCAGCCGACTGGGCCGAGTACTTCGGCGACGTGCGGGCCGGCGCGGTGCGTGGCGGCCTGTACGGCAGCCAGATGACGCGCGAGTTCCTCGACTTCGAACAACGCCAGGCTGCCGCGATGGGCATGCCTTGCCAGGTGCGGCCGCTGGTGCGGCCGGCCTGACGCCCGGCGGAACGCCTCACAAGATCAAGCAGGAGACAAGCATGCAACGACGCCATTTCCTGGCCGCGGCCAGTGCTTCAGGCTGGGCCCTGGCCGGCCGCGCGCTGGCGGCGGGCGAACCCGGCAGCCGCATCCTGGTCGGGGCCACGCCCGGCGGCGGCACCGACCTGGTGGCCCGCTCGCTGGCCGCCGAACTGGGGCCCCGGCTGCAGCGCCAGTTCATCGTCGAGAACCGGCCCGGCGCGGCCGGCAACATCGCGGCCGGCGCGGTGGCCAAGGCCGAGCCCGACCTCAGCAGCCTGCTGGTCTGCTACACCAGCCACGCCATCAATGCCTCGTTGTTTCCGAAGCTGCCGTTCGATCCGCTGAAGGACTTCACCGCGCTCAGCCTGGTGGCGCGATCACCGCTGCTGCTGGTGACGCGGCCCGACTTCCCCGCGGCCAGCCTGCGCGAGCTGCTGGCTTCGGCCAAGAGCCGGCAGGGCCAGCTCAGCATTGGCGTGGCCGGCGTGGGCAGCGCCAATCACCTGGCCGGCGAGATGCTGAAGACGCAGGCCGGCATCGCGGCCGTTTCGGTGCCCTACAAGGGCGCCGGCCCGGCGTTGACCGATGCGATGAGCGGCCAGGTCGATCTCGTGTTCAGCAACGTGGCTTCGGCGCAGGAGCTGATCAAGGGCGGCAAACTCAAGGTGCTGGCCGTGAGCACCGCGCAGCGCGTGGCGGCCTATCCCAACGCGGCGCCGGTGGCGGAGTTGTTTGCGGGCTTCGACTATGGCTCGTGGTATGGCCTGCTGGGGCCTGCGGGCATCAAGCCGGCCGACGCGCAACGCGTGGCCGCTGCCGCCCGTGCCGCGGTGAGCGGCGAGGCGATGCGCAAGCACCTGACCACCGAAGGCCTGGAGCCCGTCGGCAGCACCAGCGCGGAGTTCGCCAGCTTCCTGCAGGATGAGGTGGAACGCTGGCGCAAGGTGGTGCAGCTCACCGGGACCAAGGTGGAATGAGCGGGCCCACTGCTTTGCAACGGCGCCTGGCCGCGCCGCAGGCGCTGCTGGCCCCGGGCGTGTACGACCCGATGACCGCGCTGCTGGCGGAGCAGGCCGGCTTCGAGGCGGTCTACCTTTCGGGCGGTGCGGTGGCCTACAACCTGCTGGGCCGCAGCGACGTGGGACTGACCACCGCCACCGAGACGGCCGAGGTGCTGTCGCGCATCACCGACCGCATCCAGGTGCCGGTGATCGTGGACGGCGACACGGGTTATGGCAATGCGATCAACACCCAGCGCACGGTGCGCCTGCTGGAGCGGGCCGGTGCCGCGATGATCCAGCTGGAAGACCAGACCTTTCCCAAGCGCTGCGGTCACCTGGCCGGCAAGGCGGTGGTGCCGGTGAAGGAGGCCTGCGGCAAGCTGCGCGCGGCGCTGGACGCACGGCGTTCGGCCGGCACGCTGATCCTGGCGCGCACTGACGCGGCCGGCGTGGAAGGCCTGGACGCCGCACTGGACCGCGCCGAGGCTTATGCCGACTGCGGCGTGGATGCGCTTTTCGTCGAGGCCTTGCGCACCCCCGAGGACATGGACCGCGCCTGCCGCCGCCTGGCCCACCGGCTGCCGCTGCTGGCCAACATGGTGGAAGGCGGCCAGACCCCCATCGAAAGCGCCGACGAACTGGGGCGCCGTGGCTTTCGCATCGTCATCTTCCCGGGCGGCACGGCCCGCTTCGTGGTACGGCAGCTGCAGCGCTACTTCGGCAGCCTGCGCCAGCACGGCAGCACCGCGCCGATGCGTGGCGAGATGCTGGACTTCGATGGGCTGAACGACGTGATCGGCACGCCGGAGCTGCTGGCGCGGGCCGAGGGGTACGAGGCTTGACCGCCAGCCGTGGAAGGCTCGCGCGATCAGGCGTCAGTCGTACGCCCGCGCCTCCGACCGCAGCCAGGTGTACGCCACGCCGATGCCCACCGTGCCGCCGTTGGTCTGGCGCACAAGCGGGCTGTCGCGGTTGGCGGCGCCGCTCACGTTGTCTAGGCGGGCAAAGCCGAAGACGCGCCAGTCGCGGGTGAGGGCGGACGACAGCGTGGCCTGCAGGCGCCAGGTCACCAGGCCGCTGCTGGCCTGGTAGGCCGGGCGGTCGGCAGTGGCGTACTGTGGCGCCACGCCGTAGAGCGTGCGGTTGATACGGCGGTCGCCGATCA encodes the following:
- a CDS encoding TauD/TfdA family dioxygenase, translated to MTVRPPAAAAWRAEEAAADSGWILRLTPDEAEGFDQALRHARQADKPWLAMGPQDFPLPPASRGALQRAAELTQGRWGMCLLRGLPVDRWNEHEARLACWGIGLHMGVARTQNRASDFIADVRNEGGVYKGANGRGYNTNAGLDFHCDSADVVALLCRRAAKRGGESKVVSSLAVIDEVARRRPDLVPVLQGDWFHSYQGAQHPDALPYYRCPIIGSAEGHVAMRANRKNVMAAQRDFEAVPRLTDAQMQALDLLDVLMQDPALCFSMWLERGDLQLLNNYVTLHSRTDFEDHDEPDLKRHLYRLWLALPQSQPLPADWAEYFGDVRAGAVRGGLYGSQMTREFLDFEQRQAAAMGMPCQVRPLVRPA
- a CDS encoding tripartite tricarboxylate transporter substrate-binding protein, coding for MQRRHFLAAASASGWALAGRALAAGEPGSRILVGATPGGGTDLVARSLAAELGPRLQRQFIVENRPGAAGNIAAGAVAKAEPDLSSLLVCYTSHAINASLFPKLPFDPLKDFTALSLVARSPLLLVTRPDFPAASLRELLASAKSRQGQLSIGVAGVGSANHLAGEMLKTQAGIAAVSVPYKGAGPALTDAMSGQVDLVFSNVASAQELIKGGKLKVLAVSTAQRVAAYPNAAPVAELFAGFDYGSWYGLLGPAGIKPADAQRVAAAARAAVSGEAMRKHLTTEGLEPVGSTSAEFASFLQDEVERWRKVVQLTGTKVE
- a CDS encoding isocitrate lyase/PEP mutase family protein, with the protein product MSGPTALQRRLAAPQALLAPGVYDPMTALLAEQAGFEAVYLSGGAVAYNLLGRSDVGLTTATETAEVLSRITDRIQVPVIVDGDTGYGNAINTQRTVRLLERAGAAMIQLEDQTFPKRCGHLAGKAVVPVKEACGKLRAALDARRSAGTLILARTDAAGVEGLDAALDRAEAYADCGVDALFVEALRTPEDMDRACRRLAHRLPLLANMVEGGQTPIESADELGRRGFRIVIFPGGTARFVVRQLQRYFGSLRQHGSTAPMRGEMLDFDGLNDVIGTPELLARAEGYEA